Proteins encoded together in one Candidatus Lariskella endosymbiont of Epinotia ramella window:
- the infC gene encoding translation initiation factor IF-3 gives MRVNEQIKADEVRLIDENGDMVGVIAPREALNIARQRGLDLVEISPNASPPVCRLINYGKYRYEQQKKFHEAKKHQKVVLVKELKLRPNIDIGDYAVKIRSAQKFIKEGNKVKISLMFKGREITHQEVGFSLMQRFQNDVDEFAKIESTPKMEGKQIYMIIVPK, from the coding sequence ATCCGCGTTAACGAGCAGATTAAGGCTGATGAAGTGCGGTTGATAGATGAAAATGGAGATATGGTAGGTGTGATTGCACCGCGTGAAGCTCTAAATATTGCAAGACAAAGAGGATTGGATCTTGTGGAGATTTCGCCAAATGCTTCTCCTCCTGTCTGCAGGCTGATAAATTACGGTAAATATCGATATGAGCAGCAGAAGAAATTTCATGAAGCCAAGAAGCATCAAAAGGTGGTGTTGGTGAAGGAATTAAAGCTGAGGCCAAATATAGATATTGGCGATTACGCAGTGAAGATCCGCAGTGCGCAGAAGTTTATCAAGGAAGGAAACAAAGTGAAGATTTCGCTCATGTTTAAAGGGCGTGAAATTACTCACCAAGAGGTGGGATTTAGCTTGATGCAAAGGTTCCAAAATGACGTTGATGAATTTGCGAAAATAGAGTCTACACCTAAGATGGAAGGAAAACAGATATATATGATTATCGTTCCTAAGTAA
- a CDS encoding phosphatidylserine decarboxylase, with protein MFDSIKDYIPSIHKEGYIFIILFLLGTVILFAISSTLGYCGLILTLWCVFFFRDPERITFEDPDIVVSPADGVVQKITQSIPPKELDMGDHMMTRISIFLNVFDVHVNRVPIAGRVKELHYNPGKFFNASLDKASEYNERQSILIETKDGNEIAIVQIAGLIARRIVCDLKKDDAVDTGQRFGIIRFGSRVDIYLPIDVQLQVLEKQRMTGGETIIADFKNRLAKK; from the coding sequence ATGTTTGATAGCATTAAAGATTATATTCCAAGTATACATAAAGAGGGATATATATTTATCATACTCTTCTTGCTAGGAACAGTTATATTATTTGCAATCTCGAGTACATTAGGGTATTGCGGATTGATTCTTACTTTATGGTGTGTATTTTTCTTTAGAGATCCCGAACGTATAACGTTTGAAGATCCTGATATTGTAGTCAGTCCAGCTGATGGTGTTGTGCAAAAGATAACTCAATCTATTCCTCCAAAAGAATTAGACATGGGAGATCATATGATGACAAGAATTAGCATTTTTCTGAATGTTTTTGATGTACATGTAAATCGCGTACCAATCGCAGGAAGAGTAAAGGAGTTGCATTATAATCCTGGAAAGTTTTTCAACGCATCGCTAGACAAAGCAAGCGAATATAATGAGCGTCAATCAATACTTATAGAAACTAAAGATGGGAATGAAATCGCTATAGTGCAGATAGCAGGGCTAATTGCTCGTAGAATAGTATGTGACTTGAAAAAGGATGATGCTGTAGATACTGGTCAAAGATTTGGAATCATTAGGTTTGGTAGTAGAGTTGATATTTATCTTCCGATTGATGTTCAACTGCAAGTGTTAGAAAAACAAAGAATGACTGGCGGCGAGACTATTATAGCAGACTTCAAAAATAGATTAGCTAAAAAGTAG
- a CDS encoding monodechloroaminopyrrolnitrin synthase PrnB family protein has product METALTYSKYVSSLDPLYFDELVSLIHDSNAQKNSSELIRILKTLAERAAIRDFNYYEKIAAIRDIGILLGSLIRLDIQPCNILPGLPDVLMKFAKDTDFPPRDTILHYTIFNPQNARIRSYTGLSDELLFIQNIRSGVSDIMTVMHELVILYTISPLDEEFTLCAENILAKLTVSLYKCLALAAQVASSEVAANKLMYFYQELTIDNQKYFWVNFIQACICIFDHILWSCSIAEELPIQEQKIDLLYMFPELRQIYKRFIDMPDLITKFSHLTKGKTHLEIVQKNHKLLTHILNYLIDPKKSPIQADNDTSLDDQKSKFNSSDIFIPNHQLFFAKKQEAAMRLRNLIH; this is encoded by the coding sequence ATGGAGACGGCATTAACTTACTCTAAATATGTATCATCTCTCGATCCACTTTACTTTGATGAGCTTGTTTCTCTAATACACGATTCTAATGCACAAAAAAACTCAAGTGAACTCATTAGAATACTAAAAACTCTAGCAGAGAGAGCTGCTATCAGAGATTTTAATTATTATGAAAAAATAGCAGCCATACGTGATATTGGTATCTTGCTAGGCTCTTTAATAAGACTAGACATACAACCATGTAATATTTTACCAGGGCTACCTGATGTACTGATGAAATTTGCAAAAGACACAGATTTTCCACCTAGAGATACTATATTACACTATACAATTTTCAACCCGCAAAATGCTCGTATTCGTTCATATACCGGCCTCTCAGACGAGCTATTGTTCATTCAGAATATACGCTCTGGAGTATCTGATATTATGACAGTAATGCATGAACTAGTCATTCTGTACACAATCTCACCACTTGATGAGGAATTTACATTATGCGCAGAAAATATCTTGGCAAAACTCACTGTATCGCTATATAAGTGCTTAGCATTGGCTGCTCAAGTTGCCTCCTCGGAAGTCGCCGCAAATAAATTAATGTACTTCTATCAAGAGTTAACTATAGATAATCAAAAGTATTTTTGGGTCAACTTCATACAGGCCTGTATTTGCATCTTTGATCATATATTATGGAGCTGTTCAATTGCAGAAGAATTGCCTATTCAAGAACAGAAAATAGACTTACTATACATGTTTCCTGAATTGCGACAGATTTATAAAAGATTTATAGATATGCCAGATTTAATAACAAAGTTTTCTCACTTGACTAAAGGCAAAACACATTTAGAGATTGTGCAAAAAAATCATAAATTGCTTACTCACATACTAAATTATCTAATTGATCCTAAGAAATCTCCTATACAAGCAGATAATGACACTTCTTTAGATGATCAAAAAAGTAAATTTAACTCTAGCGATATATTCATTCCTAATCATCAATTATTTTTTGCTAAAAAACAGGAAGCTGCAATGAGATTAAGAAATCTCATCCACTAA